A genomic segment from Bosea sp. OAE506 encodes:
- a CDS encoding TAXI family TRAP transporter solute-binding subunit, whose amino-acid sequence MQQITSRRRLAGIATAALIALAPASARAQDFINVLTGGTSGVYYPLGVALSKIYGDKIKNVRPTVQATKASVENLQLLQQAKGEIAFTLGDSLAAAWKGDEEAGFKSPLKKLRGITAIYPNYVQIVASKDSGIKTLADLRGKRLSVGAPKSGTELNARAILAAAGMSYKDLGKIEYLPFAESVELMKNRQLDATLQSAGLGVASLRDLATSVEIVVVEVPEAAVDKAGAPFVKASIPANTYTGQTAAVPAAAVMNYLVTHEGMKEETVYEMTKAIYDNLGDLGAAHAAARSIKLEGALEGMPIPLHPGAARYFKEKGLKVGS is encoded by the coding sequence ATGCAGCAGATCACGTCCCGCCGGCGTCTCGCCGGCATCGCCACCGCGGCCCTCATCGCGCTCGCTCCCGCCAGCGCGCGGGCTCAGGACTTCATCAACGTCCTCACGGGCGGCACCTCGGGCGTCTACTACCCACTCGGCGTCGCGCTCTCGAAGATCTATGGCGACAAGATCAAGAATGTCCGCCCGACGGTGCAGGCCACCAAGGCCTCGGTCGAGAACCTGCAGCTGCTGCAGCAAGCCAAGGGCGAGATCGCCTTCACGCTCGGCGACTCTCTCGCCGCGGCCTGGAAGGGCGACGAGGAGGCCGGCTTCAAGTCGCCGCTCAAGAAGCTGCGCGGCATCACCGCCATCTATCCGAACTACGTCCAGATCGTCGCGTCCAAGGACAGCGGCATCAAGACGCTGGCCGATCTCCGGGGCAAGCGCCTCTCGGTCGGCGCGCCGAAATCGGGCACCGAGCTGAACGCCCGGGCGATCCTGGCCGCGGCCGGCATGAGCTACAAGGATCTCGGCAAGATCGAGTATCTGCCCTTCGCCGAATCCGTCGAGCTGATGAAGAACCGCCAGCTCGACGCCACGCTGCAGTCGGCCGGCCTTGGCGTCGCCTCGCTGCGTGACCTCGCGACCTCGGTCGAGATCGTCGTCGTCGAAGTGCCGGAGGCGGCCGTCGACAAGGCCGGCGCGCCCTTCGTCAAGGCGAGCATCCCCGCCAACACCTATACCGGCCAGACGGCTGCGGTTCCCGCGGCGGCGGTGATGAACTACCTCGTGACCCATGAGGGCATGAAGGAAGAGACGGTCTACGAGATGACCAAGGCCATCTACGACAATCTGGGCGACCTCGGCGCCGCCCATGCCGCCGCGCGCTCGATCAAGCTCGAGGGCGCGCTGGAGGGCATGCCGATCCCGCTGCATCCCGGCGCGGCGCGCTACTTCAAGGAAAAGGGCCTGAAGGTCGGCTCCTGA
- a CDS encoding TRAP transporter permease → MSQTDTRPLAVPDIAGAQGHAAAPYDPEHGLPATFGTGWKGRLLFWIAVAFSCFQIVTAFGIPLDTRLVGSANWLTPIALIRAAFAVWLVWIVVGAARGRVMGDAMLALLILFGAFELVSLYTGTLPNQVVRTLHVGFLCLTACGLLANAEETSPVGRIFWWAVGIAGFVVGLYHWWNYVELVNRAGEVTTADAVVGLTALAVLFLLVWRAMGVALPLVAGTFLAYCFFGQYLPAPYNHRGYGLDQVIEQMGFGTEGIYATPTAVSATFIFLFILFGAFMERAGVIDFFNDISMAMFGGKQGGPGKVCVASSGLMGMVSGSGVANVVASGQFTIPLMKRSGFKGAFAGGVEATSSMGGQIMPPVMGAVAFIMAETIDVPYSKIVEAAIIPAVLYFAACYWAVHLEAGKLGLTGLPKSELPSLRAELRKNWYLIAPLLVLIYLLFAGFTPLFAGAVGLALTVALILGLAISAGLGTTALRIVFWVGFALISAASMTVSIATVLMVVLALVVWNMMRGASGREVLQSCIEALADGARQALPVGLACALVGIVIGTMTLTGIGTIFGSWLIGIGKESMFLALVLTMVFSLILGMGIPTIPNYIITSSLAAPILLQLDVPLIVSHMFVFYFGIMADLTPPVALAAFAAAPMAKESGMKIGVQAVKIALPGFVIPYMAVYDPTLMLQPVPGLEGASYWLAVVYIVAKATLAMILWGAAFVGQLTRPLSLWERILAAVAAGFLVAAVPLTDEIGFALAAVMIGQHLWRARAARRALA, encoded by the coding sequence ATGAGCCAGACCGATACCCGACCGCTCGCGGTTCCCGACATTGCCGGGGCGCAGGGCCACGCAGCAGCGCCCTACGATCCCGAGCACGGCCTGCCCGCCACCTTCGGCACAGGCTGGAAGGGCCGGTTGCTGTTCTGGATCGCGGTCGCCTTTTCGTGCTTCCAGATCGTCACCGCCTTCGGCATCCCGCTCGATACGCGGCTGGTCGGCTCGGCGAACTGGCTGACGCCGATCGCGCTGATCCGGGCGGCCTTCGCTGTCTGGCTGGTCTGGATCGTGGTCGGCGCGGCGCGCGGTCGCGTCATGGGCGACGCGATGCTGGCCCTGCTGATCCTGTTTGGCGCGTTCGAACTGGTTTCGCTCTACACGGGCACGCTGCCCAACCAGGTCGTCCGCACACTTCATGTCGGCTTCCTGTGTCTGACAGCCTGCGGGCTGCTCGCCAATGCCGAGGAGACGTCGCCGGTCGGCCGAATCTTCTGGTGGGCGGTCGGGATCGCGGGCTTCGTGGTCGGGCTTTACCATTGGTGGAACTATGTCGAGCTGGTGAACCGGGCCGGCGAGGTCACCACAGCCGACGCGGTGGTTGGCCTGACGGCGCTGGCCGTGCTGTTCCTGCTGGTCTGGCGGGCCATGGGCGTCGCGCTGCCGCTCGTCGCCGGCACCTTTCTCGCCTATTGCTTCTTCGGCCAGTATCTGCCCGCGCCCTACAACCACCGCGGCTATGGTCTCGATCAGGTCATCGAGCAGATGGGCTTCGGGACGGAGGGCATCTACGCGACGCCAACTGCTGTGTCCGCGACCTTCATCTTCCTGTTCATCCTGTTTGGCGCCTTCATGGAGCGCGCAGGCGTCATCGACTTCTTCAACGACATCTCGATGGCGATGTTCGGCGGCAAGCAGGGCGGGCCGGGCAAGGTCTGCGTCGCCTCGTCGGGCCTGATGGGCATGGTCTCCGGCTCGGGCGTCGCCAATGTCGTGGCGTCCGGCCAGTTCACCATTCCCCTGATGAAACGCTCCGGCTTCAAGGGCGCCTTCGCCGGCGGCGTCGAGGCGACATCCTCCATGGGCGGTCAGATCATGCCTCCGGTAATGGGGGCAGTCGCCTTCATCATGGCCGAGACGATCGACGTGCCCTATTCCAAGATCGTCGAGGCGGCGATCATCCCGGCGGTGCTGTATTTCGCCGCCTGCTACTGGGCCGTCCATCTCGAGGCCGGCAAGCTCGGCCTGACCGGCCTGCCGAAATCGGAACTGCCGAGCCTTCGCGCCGAACTGCGTAAGAACTGGTACCTGATCGCCCCGCTGCTGGTGCTGATCTATCTGCTGTTCGCGGGCTTCACGCCCCTGTTCGCGGGCGCGGTCGGGCTCGCCCTCACCGTCGCCCTGATCCTCGGCCTCGCGATCTCGGCCGGGCTCGGCACCACGGCGCTGCGCATCGTCTTCTGGGTCGGCTTCGCGCTGATCTCGGCCGCATCGATGACGGTCAGCATCGCCACCGTGCTGATGGTCGTTCTGGCCCTGGTGGTCTGGAACATGATGCGCGGCGCGTCGGGGCGCGAGGTGCTTCAGTCCTGCATCGAGGCGCTGGCCGACGGCGCGCGCCAGGCCCTGCCGGTCGGCCTCGCCTGCGCGCTGGTCGGCATCGTCATCGGCACGATGACGCTGACCGGCATCGGAACGATCTTCGGGTCCTGGCTGATCGGCATCGGCAAGGAGAGCATGTTCCTGGCGCTGGTGTTGACGATGGTCTTCAGCCTGATCCTCGGCATGGGCATCCCCACCATCCCCAACTACATCATCACCTCGTCGCTGGCGGCGCCGATCCTGCTGCAGCTCGATGTGCCGCTGATCGTCAGCCACATGTTCGTGTTCTATTTCGGCATCATGGCCGACCTGACGCCGCCGGTCGCGCTGGCGGCCTTCGCGGCGGCTCCGATGGCCAAGGAATCGGGCATGAAGATCGGTGTCCAGGCGGTCAAGATCGCCCTGCCGGGCTTCGTCATCCCCTATATGGCCGTCTACGATCCGACGCTGATGCTCCAGCCGGTGCCGGGGCTGGAGGGCGCGAGCTACTGGCTCGCTGTGGTCTACATCGTCGCGAAGGCGACGCTGGCGATGATCCTCTGGGGCGCGGCCTTCGTCGGGCAGCTGACGCGGCCGCTCAGCCTTTGGGAGCGTATCCTCGCCGCTGTCGCGGCCGGCTTCCTCGTCGCGGCGGTGCCGCTGACCGACGAGATCGGCTTTGCTCTCGCCGCCGTTATGATCGGCCAGCATCTGTGGCGGGCCCGCGCGGCCCGGCGCGCTCTGGCATGA
- a CDS encoding DUF1850 domain-containing protein: MNLCLAAGAFAVSLGSGEITLAWRHSVQKTLWEEVWRAGSDGVTLVEARIQGSGAGMEAPPEASFVDGFWRWRPQLPAQREIAMRRSGATADWQICTAGRCRPMGDYLPPEADPVVLSACP; encoded by the coding sequence ATGAACCTCTGCCTGGCGGCGGGCGCCTTCGCGGTCTCGCTCGGCTCGGGCGAGATCACGCTCGCCTGGCGCCATTCGGTGCAGAAGACGTTGTGGGAGGAGGTCTGGCGCGCCGGCTCCGACGGCGTGACGCTGGTCGAGGCGCGGATCCAGGGCTCGGGCGCGGGCATGGAGGCGCCGCCGGAAGCGAGCTTCGTCGATGGGTTCTGGCGCTGGCGGCCGCAACTGCCGGCGCAGCGGGAGATCGCGATGCGACGATCGGGGGCGACGGCGGACTGGCAGATCTGCACCGCCGGACGATGCCGGCCGATGGGCGATTACCTGCCGCCCGAAGCGGACCCGGTGGTCCTCAGCGCCTGTCCGTAA
- a CDS encoding gamma-glutamyltransferase → MIDTPVFGSAAAAAPHHLASEAGRAILAEGGNAIEAMVAMAATISVVYPHMNAIGGDGFWLIHEPGGKVHAVEACGPAGALATIARYRDKGHDVIPSRGPDSAVTVAGAIGGWEAALSLSKSLGGKMPLKDLLADAIRHCSEGYEISASELRTWPQQVEAVKEAIGFSEFFWPGGEQPKAGARRKPDALGQTFRQLAEAGLSDFYRGDVGREIATDLDAIGAPVTRADLEAYKARFVAPLSVKLPGLTVYNCPPPTQGVASLLILGIFEKLGVARADGFDYHHGLVEATKRAFAIRDRIVTDPAFATVDPASVLDETVFAREAAAIDKRRAAAWPFKTGDGDTVWMGAIDGSGLAVSYIQSIYWEYGSGCILPRTGINWQNRGVSFSLDAKAVNPLQPGRKPFHTLNPALARFDDGRINSYGAMGGDGQPQFQAQILTRYRFGAGPAAAVDAPRWLFGRTWGAGSISLKLESRFDPMLLARLTGAGHPVEEYSEAYSDQFGHAGMLVKHPKGHVEATHDPRSDGDAKGC, encoded by the coding sequence ATGATCGATACGCCTGTCTTCGGTTCGGCCGCCGCTGCCGCGCCCCACCACCTCGCCTCCGAAGCCGGCCGCGCCATTCTCGCCGAAGGCGGCAATGCCATCGAGGCCATGGTCGCCATGGCCGCGACCATCTCGGTCGTCTACCCGCATATGAACGCGATCGGCGGCGACGGCTTCTGGCTGATCCACGAGCCCGGCGGCAAGGTCCATGCGGTCGAGGCCTGCGGCCCGGCCGGAGCTCTCGCCACCATCGCGCGCTATCGCGACAAGGGCCATGACGTCATCCCCTCGCGCGGGCCCGATTCCGCCGTCACGGTCGCTGGCGCGATCGGCGGCTGGGAGGCCGCGCTGTCGCTGTCGAAGAGCCTGGGCGGGAAGATGCCGCTGAAGGACCTGCTGGCGGATGCGATCCGCCATTGCAGCGAGGGCTACGAGATTTCGGCCTCCGAATTGCGGACCTGGCCGCAGCAGGTCGAGGCCGTGAAGGAGGCGATCGGCTTCAGCGAGTTCTTCTGGCCGGGCGGCGAGCAGCCCAAGGCCGGCGCCCGCCGCAAGCCAGACGCGCTGGGCCAGACCTTCCGCCAGCTCGCGGAGGCCGGCCTGTCGGATTTCTACCGCGGCGATGTCGGCCGCGAGATCGCAACCGATCTCGACGCGATCGGCGCGCCCGTCACCCGCGCCGACCTGGAGGCCTACAAGGCCCGCTTCGTCGCGCCGCTCTCGGTCAAGCTGCCGGGGCTGACCGTCTACAACTGCCCGCCGCCGACGCAGGGCGTCGCCTCGCTCCTGATCCTCGGCATCTTCGAGAAGCTCGGCGTCGCCCGGGCCGACGGCTTCGACTATCATCACGGGCTGGTCGAGGCGACCAAGCGGGCCTTCGCGATCCGCGACCGCATCGTCACCGACCCTGCCTTCGCCACGGTCGACCCCGCGAGCGTCTTGGACGAGACGGTCTTCGCCCGCGAGGCGGCGGCCATCGACAAGAGGCGCGCCGCCGCCTGGCCGTTCAAGACCGGCGATGGCGACACCGTCTGGATGGGCGCGATCGACGGCTCGGGGCTGGCCGTCTCCTACATCCAGTCGATCTACTGGGAGTACGGTTCGGGCTGCATTCTGCCGCGCACCGGCATCAACTGGCAGAACCGCGGCGTTTCCTTCTCGCTCGACGCCAAGGCGGTGAACCCGCTGCAGCCGGGTCGCAAGCCCTTCCACACGCTGAACCCCGCCCTTGCGCGCTTCGACGACGGGCGGATCAATTCCTATGGCGCGATGGGCGGGGACGGCCAGCCGCAGTTCCAGGCCCAGATCCTGACGCGCTACCGCTTCGGCGCGGGGCCGGCGGCGGCGGTGGATGCGCCGCGCTGGCTCTTCGGCCGGACCTGGGGGGCGGGTTCGATCTCGCTCAAGCTCGAAAGCCGCTTCGACCCGATGCTGCTTGCCCGCCTGACCGGCGCCGGACACCCGGTCGAGGAGTATTCGGAAGCCTATTCCGACCAGTTCGGTCACGCGGGCATGCTGGTGAAGCACCCCAAGGGCCATGTCGAGGCGACGCATGATCCGCGTTCCGACGGCGACGCCAAAGGCTGCTAG
- a CDS encoding amidase yields MLVDDPFRCFVPYPQAPVKNAPTGPLAGLTLAVKDLYDVKGYPTGAGSPLVLAQSGIKTKTAPVVKALLEAGARFVGKTHTDELAFSLNGKNAHFGSPINPAAPDRITGGSSSGSAAAVAGRLTDIGLGSDTGGSVRAPASYCGLFGIRPSHGRISLKRAWPLADSFDTAGWFARDGEVFARVGEVLLGTDKVSLPVKPRLLLADDLFAQAVPEAETILRNVVQRIVPQLGEPETVKAVRDLDALYWAFRWLQGREAWAADGALIERLAMPLGPGVAERFAFSKAITDADHAKGEAVRKAFRTRLAKLLGQDGVLILPTVPDIAPLVSAPEDQLDDFRNRALRLLCLGGLSGFPQVSVPVARREGAPLGLSLLGPKGSDKSLIAFATTFERAARVRIA; encoded by the coding sequence ATGCTTGTCGACGATCCGTTCCGCTGCTTCGTTCCCTACCCGCAGGCGCCCGTGAAAAACGCGCCGACCGGCCCTCTCGCGGGGCTGACGCTGGCGGTGAAGGACCTTTACGACGTCAAGGGCTACCCGACGGGGGCCGGCTCGCCGCTGGTTCTGGCCCAGTCGGGCATCAAGACCAAGACCGCGCCGGTGGTGAAGGCGTTGCTCGAAGCCGGCGCCCGCTTCGTCGGCAAGACCCATACCGACGAGCTCGCCTTCTCGCTCAACGGCAAGAACGCGCATTTCGGCTCCCCCATCAACCCGGCGGCGCCCGACCGCATCACCGGCGGCTCTTCGTCCGGTTCGGCGGCGGCTGTCGCCGGGCGGCTCACCGATATCGGGCTCGGCTCCGATACGGGCGGCTCGGTGCGGGCGCCGGCGAGCTATTGCGGCCTGTTCGGCATCCGCCCCAGCCATGGCCGGATCTCGCTGAAGCGGGCCTGGCCGCTGGCGGATAGCTTCGACACGGCCGGCTGGTTCGCGCGGGACGGCGAGGTCTTCGCCCGCGTCGGCGAGGTGCTGCTCGGCACGGACAAGGTCTCCCTGCCGGTGAAGCCGCGGCTGCTGCTGGCCGACGATCTCTTCGCCCAGGCGGTGCCGGAGGCCGAGACGATCCTGCGCAATGTCGTCCAGCGCATCGTGCCGCAGCTCGGTGAGCCCGAGACGGTGAAGGCGGTGCGCGATCTCGATGCGCTTTACTGGGCCTTCCGCTGGCTGCAGGGCCGCGAGGCCTGGGCCGCCGATGGCGCGCTGATCGAGCGCCTCGCCATGCCGCTGGGGCCCGGCGTCGCCGAGCGCTTTGCCTTCTCCAAGGCGATCACCGATGCCGACCACGCCAAGGGCGAGGCCGTGCGCAAGGCCTTCCGGACGCGGCTGGCGAAGCTGCTCGGTCAGGATGGCGTGCTGATCCTGCCGACGGTGCCCGACATCGCGCCGCTGGTCAGCGCGCCCGAGGACCAGCTCGACGATTTCCGCAACCGGGCGCTGCGCCTGCTTTGCCTCGGTGGCCTTTCCGGCTTCCCGCAGGTGAGTGTGCCGGTGGCGCGCCGCGAGGGTGCACCGCTCGGCCTGTCGCTGCTCGGGCCGAAGGGCTCGGACAAGTCGCTGATCGCCTTTGCCACGACCTTCGAGCGCGCTGCGCGGGTGCGGATCGCGTGA
- the nthA gene encoding nitrile hydratase subunit alpha: MSGHHHHHDHDHDNHFTPIEARVKALESLMVAKGYVDPAALDAIVDTYETKIGPRNGARVVARAWVDPDFAARLKADGTAAVAELGFGGRGGEHTVACFNTPDEHNLIVCTLCSCYPWPLLGLPPVWYKSPPYRSKAVLDPRGTLADFGLTLPEGQRIRVWDSTAETRFLIIPMRPAGTEGWSEEKLASIVNRDAMIGTGLPRVEDADRGTAS, encoded by the coding sequence ATGAGCGGCCACCACCACCATCACGACCACGATCACGACAACCACTTCACGCCGATCGAGGCGCGGGTGAAGGCGCTGGAATCGCTGATGGTGGCGAAGGGCTATGTCGACCCCGCTGCGCTCGACGCCATCGTCGACACCTATGAGACGAAGATCGGCCCGCGCAACGGCGCCCGCGTCGTGGCCCGCGCCTGGGTCGATCCTGATTTCGCGGCGCGGCTGAAGGCCGACGGCACGGCCGCTGTCGCCGAACTGGGCTTCGGCGGGCGCGGCGGCGAGCACACCGTCGCCTGCTTCAATACGCCCGACGAGCACAACCTGATCGTCTGCACGCTGTGCTCCTGCTATCCGTGGCCGCTGCTCGGCCTGCCGCCGGTCTGGTACAAATCGCCGCCCTATCGATCCAAGGCGGTGCTCGATCCGCGCGGCACGCTCGCCGATTTCGGCCTGACGCTGCCGGAAGGCCAGCGCATCCGCGTCTGGGATTCGACCGCCGAGACGCGCTTCCTCATCATTCCGATGCGCCCGGCCGGGACGGAAGGCTGGTCCGAGGAAAAGCTCGCTTCCATCGTCAACCGCGATGCGATGATCGGCACCGGGCTGCCCCGCGTGGAGGATGCCGACAGGGGGACTGCGTCATGA
- the nthB gene encoding nitrile hydratase subunit beta — protein sequence MNGAQDLGGQMGFGPVRPETDEPIFHAEWEKRVLAINVAAGAMGVWTIDGIRAARESLPPAQYLSSSYYEIWLAGLNRMLVEKGFVTPAELEQGQPLAPAKAPKRVLKGDEVASVLRRGFPYEREAEAPARFAVGDAVRTIMMHPQHHTRLPRYARGKQGVIERITGCHVFPDTGAQGLPETAQWLYTVVFTGPELWGRDADPTSTVSIEAWESYLESA from the coding sequence ATGAACGGCGCCCAGGATCTCGGCGGGCAGATGGGTTTCGGCCCGGTGCGGCCGGAAACCGACGAGCCGATCTTCCATGCCGAATGGGAGAAGCGCGTGCTGGCGATCAATGTCGCCGCCGGTGCCATGGGCGTCTGGACGATCGACGGCATCCGCGCCGCCCGCGAGAGCCTGCCTCCGGCGCAGTATCTCTCCTCCTCCTATTACGAGATCTGGCTCGCCGGACTGAACCGGATGCTGGTCGAAAAGGGCTTCGTCACGCCCGCGGAACTGGAGCAGGGCCAGCCGCTCGCGCCGGCGAAGGCGCCCAAGCGCGTCCTCAAGGGCGATGAGGTCGCCAGCGTTCTGCGCCGCGGCTTCCCCTATGAGCGCGAGGCGGAGGCCCCGGCGCGCTTTGCCGTCGGCGACGCGGTCCGCACCATCATGATGCACCCGCAACACCACACCCGCTTGCCGCGCTATGCCCGCGGCAAGCAGGGCGTGATCGAGCGGATCACCGGCTGCCATGTTTTCCCCGATACCGGCGCGCAGGGGCTGCCGGAGACGGCGCAATGGCTCTACACGGTCGTCTTTACCGGTCCCGAACTTTGGGGGCGCGACGCCGACCCGACATCGACCGTCTCGATCGAGGCCTGGGAGAGCTATCTTGAATCCGCGTGA
- a CDS encoding nitrile hydratase accessory protein: MNPRDLATLAGDTPIPRDAGGPVFAEPWQAMVFALVVQLQERGVFTADEWAQALGAEIREALAKGGCRDGSDYYERWCEALEHLLIEKGLASHDGVDALAASWARAAEATPHGTPILLENDPQRRIA; encoded by the coding sequence TTGAATCCGCGTGACCTCGCGACGCTGGCCGGCGACACCCCCATCCCGCGCGACGCCGGGGGCCCGGTCTTCGCCGAGCCCTGGCAGGCGATGGTCTTCGCTCTCGTCGTGCAGCTGCAGGAGCGCGGCGTCTTCACGGCGGACGAATGGGCGCAGGCGCTGGGTGCGGAAATCCGCGAGGCGCTGGCCAAGGGGGGCTGCCGCGACGGCTCGGATTATTACGAGCGCTGGTGCGAGGCGCTGGAGCACCTGCTCATCGAGAAGGGGCTGGCCTCGCATGACGGCGTCGATGCCCTCGCCGCCTCCTGGGCACGCGCCGCGGAAGCGACGCCGCATGGCACGCCGATCCTGCTCGAGAACGACCCGCAGCGGCGGATCGCCTAA
- a CDS encoding aminopeptidase encodes MTIHQRGLPISIDPEKLDRLAQAAVRVGLNLQPGQDLFLTAPVTALPLVRKIAEHAYKAGAGLVTPILSDEELTLARYRYARDDSFDRAAGWLHEGVAKAFANNTARLAIVGDDPMMMAEQDPAKVSRASKANSVAYQPALEKIAGFDINWNILAYPTAAWARRVFPGDAEEVAVGKLADAIFAASRVESGDPVAAWATHNATLRSRTQWLNGQRFHALHFTGPGTDLTVGLADGHEWQGGASTAKNGVTCNPNIPTEEVFTTPHALRVEGHVSSTKPLSYQGSLIDEIQVRFEGGRIVESKASRGADVLAKVLDTDEGARRLGEVALVPHSSPISKSGILFLNTLFDENASCHIALGQCYSKCFLDGGKLTPEQVAAQGGNKSFIHIDWMIGSNLVDIDGVHADGRRVPVFRKGEWA; translated from the coding sequence ATGACCATTCATCAGCGCGGCCTTCCCATTTCGATCGACCCCGAGAAGCTCGACCGGCTGGCCCAGGCCGCCGTGCGTGTCGGGCTCAACCTCCAGCCCGGGCAGGACCTGTTTCTCACCGCCCCCGTCACGGCGCTGCCGCTGGTGCGAAAGATCGCCGAGCACGCCTACAAGGCCGGCGCCGGGCTGGTGACGCCGATCCTCTCCGACGAGGAGTTGACGCTGGCGCGCTACCGCTATGCCCGGGACGACAGTTTCGACCGCGCCGCCGGCTGGCTGCATGAGGGCGTCGCCAAGGCCTTCGCCAACAACACCGCGCGGCTGGCCATCGTCGGCGACGACCCGATGATGATGGCGGAGCAGGACCCGGCCAAGGTCTCGCGCGCCAGCAAGGCGAACTCGGTCGCCTATCAGCCGGCGCTGGAGAAGATCGCCGGCTTCGACATCAACTGGAACATCCTGGCCTATCCGACGGCCGCCTGGGCCCGGCGCGTCTTCCCCGGCGACGCCGAGGAGGTGGCGGTCGGCAAGCTCGCGGATGCGATCTTCGCTGCCTCGCGCGTCGAGAGCGGGGACCCTGTCGCGGCCTGGGCCACGCATAACGCGACGCTGCGCAGCCGCACGCAATGGCTCAACGGCCAGCGCTTCCACGCCCTGCACTTCACCGGGCCGGGCACCGATCTGACCGTTGGGCTCGCCGACGGGCATGAATGGCAGGGCGGCGCCTCGACCGCCAAGAACGGCGTGACCTGCAATCCCAACATCCCGACCGAGGAGGTCTTCACCACGCCGCATGCGCTGCGGGTGGAGGGGCACGTCTCCTCGACCAAGCCGCTCTCCTATCAGGGCTCGCTGATCGACGAGATCCAGGTCCGCTTCGAAGGCGGCCGTATCGTCGAGTCGAAGGCGAGCCGCGGTGCCGATGTGCTCGCCAAGGTGCTCGACACCGACGAGGGCGCGCGGCGCCTTGGTGAGGTGGCGCTGGTGCCGCATTCCTCCCCGATCTCGAAGAGCGGCATCCTGTTCCTGAACACGCTCTTCGACGAGAACGCCTCCTGCCACATCGCGCTCGGCCAGTGCTATTCGAAGTGCTTCCTCGACGGCGGCAAGCTGACGCCCGAGCAGGTCGCGGCCCAGGGCGGCAACAAGAGCTTCATCCATATCGACTGGATGATCGGCTCGAACCTCGTCGACATCGACGGCGTCCACGCCGACGGCCGCCGCGTCCCGGTCTTCCGCAAGGGCGAATGGGCCTGA
- a CDS encoding diaminopropionate ammonia-lyase encodes MFLLNTHPDHRKPLLPEDAEVLGAAGALLVEAQLRHRANYAVTPLHDLPGLAAQLGVGAIQVKDEGHRLGLGSFKALGGSYVVVRLVLEEAARRLGRPVEIGELQSPAVREVAASLTFSCATDGNHGRSVAQGAQLVGARAAIFVHSGVSEERIAAIARFGATMIRAEGTYDDSVAGAARVSAEKGWTVVSDTSWPGYERIPGLVMQGYTALVAESLRQMKEPPTHVFVQVGVGGIAAAVAAHFALVLGEARPVFVAVDPARAACMFASAQAGAPVKADVGEPTVMAMLDCYEPSLVAWRILSRVADAFMTVEDEDAVAVMNRLARPVGDDPVVVAGESGGAGLAGLIRAAGDPAVRAQLKLDATSRVFVVNTEGATDPARYAELVHGLAA; translated from the coding sequence ATGTTCCTGCTCAACACCCATCCCGACCATCGCAAGCCGCTCCTGCCGGAGGATGCCGAGGTCCTCGGCGCCGCGGGCGCCCTCTTAGTCGAGGCCCAGCTCCGTCACCGGGCGAACTACGCGGTGACGCCGCTGCACGACCTGCCGGGCCTGGCGGCGCAGCTCGGCGTGGGCGCGATCCAGGTCAAGGATGAGGGGCACCGGCTCGGTCTCGGCAGCTTCAAGGCGCTGGGCGGATCCTATGTCGTCGTCAGGCTGGTGCTGGAGGAGGCCGCGCGCCGGCTCGGGCGGCCGGTCGAGATCGGCGAGCTGCAGTCACCGGCCGTGAGGGAGGTCGCGGCCTCGCTGACCTTCTCCTGCGCCACCGACGGCAATCATGGCCGCTCGGTCGCGCAGGGCGCGCAGCTCGTCGGCGCACGCGCCGCGATCTTCGTCCATTCCGGCGTCAGCGAGGAGCGGATCGCTGCCATCGCCCGCTTCGGCGCGACGATGATCCGGGCGGAGGGCACCTATGACGATTCGGTGGCGGGGGCCGCGCGCGTCTCGGCCGAGAAGGGCTGGACGGTGGTCTCCGATACCTCCTGGCCGGGTTATGAGCGCATCCCCGGGCTGGTGATGCAGGGCTATACGGCGCTCGTCGCGGAGTCGCTGCGCCAGATGAAGGAGCCGCCGACGCATGTCTTCGTGCAGGTCGGCGTCGGCGGCATCGCCGCGGCGGTGGCAGCGCATTTCGCGCTGGTGCTGGGCGAGGCACGACCGGTTTTCGTCGCGGTCGATCCGGCGCGGGCGGCCTGCATGTTCGCCAGCGCGCAGGCGGGAGCGCCGGTGAAGGCGGATGTCGGCGAGCCGACGGTGATGGCGATGCTCGACTGCTACGAGCCTTCGCTCGTCGCCTGGCGCATCCTGTCGCGGGTGGCGGACGCCTTCATGACGGTCGAGGACGAGGATGCGGTGGCGGTGATGAACCGGCTGGCGCGCCCCGTGGGCGACGATCCGGTCGTGGTTGCCGGAGAGAGCGGCGGGGCGGGGCTCGCCGGGCTGATCCGGGCGGCCGGCGATCCGGCTGTCCGGGCGCAGCTGAAGCTCGACGCGACCTCGCGCGTCTTCGTCGTCAACACCGAGGGCGCGACCGATCCGGCGCGCTATGCCGAACTGGTCCACGGCCTGGCCGCCTGA